The following proteins come from a genomic window of Bradyrhizobium paxllaeri:
- the mhpD gene encoding 2-keto-4-pentenoate hydratase, protein MATFSIDTAGAARSLREAARTGNFIAPLRETFPLITAADAYAIQRTNTEHRVHEEGRRIVGCKIGLTAKAVQAQLGVNQPDFGMLFDDMGFGDSEPVSMEGLQQPKIEAEVAFVLGRDLDMEKPEHADVIQAIDHLLPALEIVGSRIADWNIRFVDTVADNASSGAYVLGSTPKRLSDVDLRLCGMVMTRRGEPVSVGAGAACLGNPLNAVVWLARTMAAVGQPLRAGHLVLSGALGPMVAVSSGDIFETRINGLGSVKAVFETDPTGRQLT, encoded by the coding sequence ATGGCGACCTTTTCCATCGATACGGCCGGTGCCGCCCGTTCTCTGCGGGAGGCAGCCCGCACCGGGAACTTCATCGCACCGCTCCGCGAAACGTTCCCCCTGATAACGGCGGCTGATGCCTACGCGATCCAGCGCACGAACACGGAGCATCGCGTGCACGAGGAAGGTCGACGCATCGTCGGCTGCAAGATCGGCCTGACGGCGAAGGCGGTGCAGGCGCAGCTCGGTGTCAACCAGCCCGACTTTGGCATGCTGTTTGATGACATGGGATTCGGCGATAGCGAACCGGTTTCCATGGAAGGGCTGCAGCAGCCGAAGATCGAGGCGGAGGTGGCGTTCGTTCTCGGACGCGATCTGGACATGGAGAAGCCGGAACACGCCGACGTCATCCAGGCGATTGATCATTTGCTGCCCGCGCTCGAGATCGTCGGCAGCCGTATCGCGGACTGGAACATCCGCTTCGTCGACACAGTCGCGGACAACGCCTCTTCCGGCGCCTACGTGCTCGGAAGCACGCCGAAAAGGTTGTCCGACGTCGACCTCCGGCTCTGCGGCATGGTGATGACGCGGCGCGGTGAACCCGTATCCGTCGGCGCCGGTGCCGCATGCCTCGGCAATCCGCTCAACGCGGTGGTCTGGCTTGCCCGCACGATGGCCGCCGTCGGGCAGCCGCTCCGCGCAGGCCATTTGGTGCTCTCCGGTGCGCTTGGACCCATGGTCGCTGTGAGTTCAGGCGACATCTTCGAGACCCGCATCAACGGCCTGGGCAGCGTCAAAGCCGTATTCGAAACTGACCCGACAGGAAGACAACTCACATGA
- a CDS encoding GlcG/HbpS family heme-binding protein has protein sequence MAKLRATECRAFIQAVTEKAAEMGVPISVAIVGPEGHLIALERMDDAGFITPDTARAKAFTVAAFRSMSPRFPDGLVIQQWFRERNPQMLMNAAVLTNGQIAASGGCAPVFKGSEMVGAYGISGATSDQDEEIGQYARAKVGWAHMAEHDTTPESVKRHVNEIYAKVGLGDQSL, from the coding sequence ATGGCCAAGCTTCGAGCCACGGAGTGCCGCGCGTTCATCCAGGCCGTCACCGAAAAGGCAGCGGAGATGGGCGTTCCCATCTCCGTCGCGATCGTCGGACCCGAAGGACATCTGATTGCGCTGGAGCGCATGGACGACGCCGGATTCATCACACCCGATACGGCGCGCGCCAAGGCATTCACCGTCGCTGCATTCCGATCGATGAGCCCGCGCTTCCCGGACGGGCTGGTGATCCAGCAGTGGTTCAGGGAACGCAATCCTCAAATGCTCATGAACGCGGCGGTACTCACCAATGGCCAGATCGCCGCCTCGGGCGGTTGTGCACCGGTTTTTAAAGGCTCAGAGATGGTCGGTGCCTACGGGATCAGCGGCGCCACCAGCGATCAGGACGAAGAGATCGGTCAGTACGCACGTGCGAAGGTGGGCTGGGCCCATATGGCAGAGCACGACACCACACCTGAAAGCGTCAAGCGGCATGTCAACGAGATCTACGCCAAGGTGGGTCTCGGCGACCAATCCTTGTGA
- a CDS encoding tripartite tricarboxylate transporter substrate binding protein, with translation MDRRQCLGAMLLAAATIISPACWAQDAYPSRVVKVVVGFPAGSAADVAARAVAEALAQRLGQPFIVDNRPGAASSIAAKAVATSASDGYTIFVGTVANAINKAFQDPASPDPAKDFSAVTMIGSVPNILVVNPSLGIASVDQLINAAKAKPGQIAYASSGYGTSPHLSGELFSAMAGIKMLHVPYRGSTPAVTDLLGGQVGVMFSPASTVLPHIAAGTLKALGTTGVKRTELAPEVPTIQELGFKDFESSVWFGLLLPAGAPSSVVAKLQAATHAVLDQPDIQKLFRAQGIEVVKSTPDEFAHFIRSETDKWAKVIQSAGIKRE, from the coding sequence ATGGACCGACGTCAGTGCCTTGGGGCGATGTTGCTTGCAGCGGCGACGATCATATCGCCGGCATGCTGGGCGCAGGATGCCTATCCCTCCCGTGTGGTGAAGGTGGTGGTCGGGTTTCCGGCGGGAAGTGCCGCCGATGTTGCGGCCCGTGCGGTAGCGGAAGCGCTGGCGCAACGGCTGGGCCAGCCCTTCATTGTCGACAACCGGCCGGGCGCCGCGAGCAGCATCGCCGCCAAGGCGGTAGCGACATCTGCCTCGGACGGATACACGATCTTCGTTGGAACCGTCGCGAACGCGATCAACAAGGCGTTTCAGGATCCTGCCTCTCCCGATCCGGCGAAGGATTTCTCCGCGGTCACGATGATCGGCAGCGTGCCGAACATACTGGTGGTGAATCCCTCGCTCGGCATTGCATCGGTCGACCAGCTGATCAATGCGGCGAAAGCGAAGCCAGGCCAGATCGCTTATGCCTCCTCCGGCTACGGCACGTCGCCGCATTTGTCCGGCGAGCTCTTCTCCGCGATGGCCGGCATCAAGATGCTGCACGTGCCGTACCGCGGCAGCACGCCGGCCGTGACCGACCTGCTCGGCGGTCAGGTAGGGGTCATGTTCTCGCCGGCCTCCACCGTATTGCCGCATATCGCAGCCGGCACGTTGAAGGCGCTGGGGACGACTGGCGTGAAGCGAACCGAGCTGGCACCTGAGGTGCCGACAATCCAGGAGCTCGGCTTCAAGGACTTCGAAAGCTCAGTGTGGTTCGGCTTGCTCCTGCCCGCTGGCGCACCATCGAGCGTAGTCGCGAAGCTTCAGGCCGCCACGCATGCTGTGCTTGACCAGCCGGACATTCAAAAGCTGTTTCGCGCTCAGGGCATCGAGGTCGTCAAGTCGACCCCGGACGAGTTTGCTCACTTCATCCGCAGCGAAACGGACAAATGGGCCAAGGTTATCCAGTCCGCCGGCATCAAGCGCGAATAG
- a CDS encoding LysR family transcriptional regulator has translation MNVTVRQLRAFVFVAQLKSFTKAAERLYLTQSALSLLIRQLEDHLQVQLIERSTRKVELTAAGLELLGSAERLLDDLDATLANVAELGAKQRGKVVVAAPYILATTFLVEVIAEFRARYPTISVHLKDSLPEQVLMQIRSGGADLGVGSFREREPELQWNPLFQEPLVAVYPRGHPIGKLPQLNWSDLAGLPVISLNRDSLFRDLTEDGFSQAGLTLVPAYEVAYAGTALALVRAGLGIAILPQCVGILIDPTIALRPLESPQILRSVAVITRNGRSLSPAAEAFVDILRKSVKLPADLAAPQPQRRSSRRAARGRPSRDTISDARAKRRSGRSPD, from the coding sequence ATGAATGTGACCGTCCGTCAGTTGCGCGCCTTCGTCTTCGTTGCTCAGCTCAAGAGCTTCACGAAAGCGGCGGAGCGCCTGTACCTGACGCAGTCCGCTCTAAGTCTGCTCATTCGTCAGCTGGAGGATCACTTGCAAGTCCAGTTGATCGAACGTTCCACCCGCAAGGTCGAGTTGACTGCCGCCGGGCTGGAGCTCTTGGGCAGCGCCGAACGATTGTTGGACGATCTCGACGCGACCCTTGCCAACGTCGCGGAGCTGGGAGCGAAACAGCGCGGCAAGGTCGTCGTTGCCGCGCCCTATATCCTCGCCACCACTTTCCTCGTCGAAGTGATTGCCGAGTTCAGGGCGCGCTACCCGACGATCTCGGTGCACCTGAAGGATTCGTTGCCCGAACAGGTCTTGATGCAGATCCGCAGCGGCGGAGCCGATCTTGGCGTCGGCAGCTTCCGCGAACGGGAGCCGGAGCTGCAATGGAATCCCCTGTTTCAGGAGCCATTGGTGGCCGTCTATCCGCGTGGCCACCCGATCGGAAAACTACCGCAGCTCAACTGGAGTGATCTTGCCGGTCTGCCGGTGATCTCGCTCAACCGCGACAGCCTTTTTCGCGACCTGACCGAGGATGGCTTTTCCCAGGCAGGCCTGACTTTGGTACCGGCCTACGAGGTCGCCTATGCGGGGACGGCGCTGGCCCTTGTTCGGGCTGGCCTGGGCATAGCCATCTTGCCTCAATGCGTCGGAATCCTGATCGATCCGACAATCGCCCTCCGGCCGCTCGAAAGCCCCCAGATTCTGCGCTCTGTCGCGGTGATCACACGAAACGGCCGATCCCTCTCCCCCGCCGCCGAGGCGTTCGTCGACATCTTGCGCAAGTCTGTGAAGCTGCCAGCCGATCTGGCGGCGCCGCAGCCTCAACGACGCAGTTCGCGCCGCGCGGCGCGAGGCCGACCTTCCCGTGACACGATTTCTGATGCTCGTGCCAAGAGACGGTCAGGCCGCTCCCCGGACTGA
- a CDS encoding class I SAM-dependent methyltransferase, whose translation MAGDIDREGVEKAYGRWAPVYDLVFGKVFDEGRRSTIAEADKIGGRVLDVGVGTGLSLSEYSRNTKLCGVDISEPMLRRALKRVREFGLTNVETLAVMDAKNLAFPDAFFDAVVAQYVITAVPDPERTLDDFIRVLKPGGELILVNHIGAESGPRRMFELAFAPLARRLGWRPEFPWERLTNWAAKHGGVTLTERRPMPPMGHFSLIRFRKS comes from the coding sequence ATGGCTGGGGACATCGACCGCGAAGGGGTCGAAAAGGCTTATGGGCGCTGGGCGCCGGTCTACGATCTGGTTTTCGGCAAGGTGTTCGACGAGGGCCGCCGGTCGACCATTGCGGAGGCCGACAAGATCGGCGGCCGCGTTCTCGATGTCGGCGTCGGCACCGGGCTGTCGCTGTCGGAATATTCGCGCAACACCAAATTATGTGGCGTCGACATTTCCGAGCCGATGCTGCGGCGCGCGCTCAAGCGCGTGCGCGAGTTCGGCTTGACCAATGTCGAGACGCTCGCGGTGATGGACGCCAAGAACCTGGCGTTTCCGGATGCGTTTTTCGACGCCGTGGTGGCGCAATATGTCATCACGGCGGTGCCGGATCCGGAACGCACGCTGGATGATTTCATCCGCGTGCTGAAACCGGGCGGCGAGCTGATCCTGGTCAATCACATCGGCGCGGAAAGCGGGCCGCGCCGCATGTTCGAACTGGCATTCGCGCCATTGGCGCGGCGCCTTGGCTGGCGGCCGGAATTTCCGTGGGAACGCCTGACCAACTGGGCCGCCAAGCATGGCGGCGTCACCTTGACCGAACGGCGGCCGATGCCGCCGATGGGACATTTTTCGCTGATCCGTTTTCGGAAATCGTGA